One genomic region from Ornithinicoccus hortensis encodes:
- a CDS encoding TrpB-like pyridoxal phosphate-dependent enzyme — translation MTDQTPAVEAATTDSPALSAGQVPTSWYNIAADLPEPIPPHLHPGTKEPIVVDDLLGLFPRALAEQELSTQRWIEIPEAVRDVYASWRSTPLLRARRLEKALGTSSHIYLKYEGASPVGSHKPNSAVAQAYYNQQEGITKLTTETGAGQWGSSLAFAGALFGLDVEIWQVRASYESKPYRRHLMELYGGVVHSSPSELTEAGKAILANDPDTTGSLGMAVSEAVEVAVGDQAARYALGSVLNHVVLHQSVIGQEAIAQLEAAGEDGADIVFGCAGGGSNLGGLAFPFLRHVLSGDSSTKVVAAEPVACPSLTAGEYRYDHGDFSGMTPLLKMYTLGQDFVPDPIHAGGLRYHGMAPALSHVVHLGLADAVAIEQDAAFNAGILLARTEGLVPAPESTHALAAAFRHVSESSAEETVVIGLSGHGNLDLPAYGSFVENYPG, via the coding sequence ATGACCGACCAGACTCCAGCCGTCGAGGCTGCCACCACCGACTCCCCCGCCCTCTCCGCCGGCCAGGTCCCGACTTCCTGGTACAACATCGCCGCGGACCTGCCCGAGCCGATCCCGCCGCACCTGCACCCCGGCACCAAGGAGCCGATCGTCGTCGACGACCTGCTCGGGCTGTTCCCCAGGGCACTCGCCGAGCAGGAGCTGAGCACGCAGCGGTGGATCGAGATCCCCGAGGCCGTGCGGGACGTCTACGCGTCGTGGCGCAGCACCCCGCTGCTGCGGGCGCGGCGGCTGGAGAAGGCGCTGGGCACCTCCTCGCACATCTACCTCAAGTACGAGGGCGCCAGCCCGGTCGGCAGCCACAAGCCCAACTCCGCGGTCGCGCAGGCCTACTACAACCAGCAGGAGGGCATCACCAAGCTCACCACGGAGACCGGCGCGGGGCAGTGGGGCAGTTCGTTGGCGTTCGCCGGTGCCCTGTTCGGCCTGGACGTGGAGATCTGGCAGGTCCGCGCCTCCTACGAGTCCAAGCCGTACCGGCGCCACCTGATGGAGCTGTACGGCGGCGTGGTCCACTCCAGCCCCAGCGAGCTGACCGAGGCGGGCAAGGCGATCCTGGCCAACGACCCTGACACGACCGGCAGCCTGGGCATGGCGGTCAGCGAGGCCGTCGAGGTCGCGGTGGGTGACCAGGCGGCCCGGTATGCGCTGGGCAGCGTGCTCAACCACGTGGTGCTGCACCAGAGCGTGATCGGCCAGGAGGCCATCGCCCAGCTCGAGGCGGCCGGGGAGGACGGCGCGGACATCGTCTTCGGCTGTGCCGGCGGTGGGTCGAACCTCGGTGGCCTGGCCTTCCCCTTCCTCCGTCACGTCCTCAGCGGGGACTCCAGCACGAAGGTGGTGGCCGCCGAACCGGTCGCCTGCCCGTCCCTGACGGCGGGTGAGTACCGCTACGACCACGGCGACTTCTCCGGGATGACGCCCCTGCTGAAGATGTACACCCTCGGTCAGGACTTCGTGCCGGACCCGATCCACGCCGGCGGTCTGCGCTACCACGGCATGGCACCGGCGCTGAGCCATGTCGTCCACCTGGGTCTGGCCGACGCCGTGGCCATCGAGCAGGATGCGGCCTTCAACGCCGGCATCCTGCTGGCCCGCACGGAGGGCCTGGTGCCCGCACCGGAGTCCACCCACGCGCTCGCGGCCGCGTTCCGGCACGTCAGCGAGAGCAGCGCCGAGGAGACCGTGGTGATCGGGCTGTCCGGGCACGGCAACCTCGACCTGCCGGCCTACGGGTCGTTCGTGGAGAACTACCCCGGCTGA
- a CDS encoding TadE/TadG family type IV pilus assembly protein, with protein MNLRGRDLERGAAVAEFALVSALLALLFLAALQLGYALHVRNTATAHVIEGARYGARADHTPADGVARARELLGTTLPGRYGTDVTARETVVGGVVVVEVSAELPLPVLGPLGPPSSMTVTGQAYAEDQP; from the coding sequence GTGAACCTGCGCGGCCGGGACCTCGAGCGGGGTGCGGCCGTCGCCGAGTTCGCACTGGTCTCGGCCCTGCTGGCGCTGCTCTTCCTGGCGGCGCTGCAGTTGGGCTATGCGCTGCACGTGCGCAACACCGCGACGGCCCACGTCATCGAGGGTGCCCGCTACGGGGCACGGGCCGACCACACCCCGGCCGACGGCGTGGCCCGGGCCCGGGAGCTGCTGGGCACCACGCTGCCGGGGCGGTACGGCACCGACGTCACGGCCCGGGAGACCGTGGTCGGCGGCGTCGTGGTCGTCGAGGTGAGCGCCGAGCTCCCGCTGCCGGTCCTCGGTCCGCTGGGCCCGCCCTCGAGCATGACGGTGACCGGGCAGGCGTATGCCGAGGACCAACCGTGA
- a CDS encoding type II secretion system F family protein, giving the protein MSLTSAAVPLAVLGAGLGAMFAIGVLLVLRGLPLTSHVDLQQRIAPYLDRQAGGLRGRAGGQGAAEPWRLGNFLQPPARRLASLLDQTLGGADSVRRRLSQAGLAPDLEGFRVQQVLWGIGAAVLTGGLGSLFWWARGSSPTALLVVTACSALGGVMLRDQLLSRAATRRQQRILAEFPAVAELLALSVTAGEGTAQALDRVARSAGGELSTELETCLAQARTGASLPQALQGLSDRTASPPITRFVDGLVVAIQRGTPLGEVLRAQAQDARVAARQALVEEGGRREILMMVPVVFLVLPVTVLFAVYPGLSLLRISV; this is encoded by the coding sequence ATGAGCCTGACCTCGGCAGCGGTCCCGCTGGCGGTGCTCGGTGCCGGACTGGGCGCCATGTTCGCGATCGGGGTCCTCCTGGTGCTGCGCGGACTTCCGCTGACCAGCCACGTGGACCTGCAGCAGCGCATCGCCCCCTACCTGGACCGCCAGGCTGGTGGCCTCCGTGGCCGGGCCGGCGGTCAGGGCGCCGCCGAGCCGTGGCGCCTGGGCAACTTCCTGCAGCCGCCGGCCCGCCGGTTGGCCTCGCTGCTGGACCAGACGTTGGGGGGTGCCGACTCGGTCCGCCGCCGGCTCTCCCAGGCCGGTCTGGCACCCGACCTCGAGGGGTTCCGGGTCCAGCAGGTGCTGTGGGGGATCGGGGCGGCGGTCCTGACCGGTGGCCTGGGGTCGTTGTTCTGGTGGGCCCGGGGGTCCAGTCCCACCGCCCTGCTCGTCGTGACCGCCTGCAGCGCCCTGGGCGGGGTGATGCTGCGCGACCAGCTGCTCAGCCGTGCCGCCACCCGACGCCAACAGCGGATCCTGGCCGAGTTCCCGGCCGTGGCCGAGCTCCTCGCGCTCTCGGTCACCGCCGGTGAGGGGACCGCGCAGGCGCTGGACCGGGTGGCCCGCTCGGCCGGCGGCGAACTGTCCACTGAGCTGGAGACCTGCCTGGCGCAGGCCCGCACCGGTGCCAGCCTGCCCCAGGCGCTCCAGGGCCTGTCCGACCGCACCGCCTCCCCTCCGATCACCCGGTTCGTCGACGGACTCGTCGTGGCGATCCAGCGCGGCACGCCGCTGGGCGAGGTGCTGCGCGCGCAGGCGCAGGATGCCCGCGTCGCCGCCCGCCAGGCACTCGTCGAGGAGGGTGGCCGGCGCGAAATCCTGATGATGGTCCCGGTGGTCTTCCTGGTCCTGCCGGTGACCGTGCTCTTCGCCGTCTATCCCGGCCTCTCCCTGCTCCGCATCTCCGTCTGA
- a CDS encoding pilus assembly protein: MTRGAGERGTILVEAVVLVALLSLPVFYLVATLARLQAGAYAVSAAAREGGRAYVTAAQVDLAPGRAVAAAGLVLDGHGFTPEEGTLAFTCSEDPCLTPGSTVRVDSTVQVSLPLIPDFMAGIVPTQIELVSSHVEAVEEFRER; the protein is encoded by the coding sequence GTGACCAGGGGCGCGGGGGAGCGGGGCACGATCCTGGTGGAGGCGGTCGTCCTGGTGGCGCTCCTCAGCCTGCCGGTGTTCTACCTGGTCGCGACACTGGCCCGCCTGCAAGCCGGTGCGTATGCGGTGTCCGCCGCTGCCCGGGAGGGCGGTCGGGCCTACGTCACCGCAGCCCAGGTCGACCTCGCGCCGGGCCGGGCGGTGGCCGCCGCCGGCCTGGTCCTGGACGGCCACGGCTTCACGCCCGAGGAGGGGACCCTGGCCTTCACCTGTTCGGAGGACCCGTGCCTGACACCCGGCTCGACGGTGCGGGTGGACAGCACCGTGCAGGTGTCCCTGCCCCTCATCCCCGACTTCATGGCGGGCATCGTGCCCACGCAGATCGAGCTGGTCTCCTCCCACGTGGAGGCCGTCGAGGAGTTCCGGGAGCGATGA
- a CDS encoding pilus assembly protein TadG-related protein, with the protein MRGHDGAGRCRAAYRDPEHGGVSVLVIGMVAIALLLVLGVVGATSVQLSRIRLLDAADAAALDAADAIDRDTVYERGLGDGVPLTDAGVLEAAGEHLADRGLPPRITGWSLGPGSGSPDGRTAVVVLQGEASIPVVSRILDPFGGGVTITVQSRARSDLE; encoded by the coding sequence ATGAGAGGGCACGACGGAGCCGGACGGTGCCGTGCGGCATACCGGGATCCCGAGCACGGGGGCGTCAGCGTCCTGGTCATCGGCATGGTCGCCATCGCGCTGCTCCTCGTGCTGGGAGTGGTCGGGGCGACCTCGGTGCAACTGAGCCGTATCCGTCTGCTCGACGCCGCGGACGCCGCCGCCCTCGACGCGGCCGACGCGATCGATCGGGACACGGTCTACGAGCGCGGGCTCGGCGACGGCGTCCCGCTGACCGATGCGGGCGTCCTCGAGGCTGCCGGCGAGCACCTGGCCGACCGCGGACTTCCCCCGCGGATCACCGGCTGGTCGCTCGGTCCGGGCAGCGGGAGTCCGGACGGGCGCACCGCCGTCGTCGTCCTCCAGGGCGAAGCGAGCATCCCGGTGGTCAGCCGCATCCTGGATCCGTTCGGCGGCGGCGTGACGATCACCGTGCAGTCCCGCGCCCGCTCCGACCTGGAGTAG
- a CDS encoding type II secretion system F family protein, with the protein MSGALLGLVFGCGLACIWWSFWPRPEPSSRTGRRALLLTGLKDDLVLSGIRGLGVPTLLALSAGAGLVVLLLGAALTRTPAIAVAFAVMAAVAPIGYVRARARKRRAGLRDLWPDVVDHVASAVRAGLSLPEALVQLAERGPEDLRESFAAFAYDYRASGHFSDSLDRLKERLADPVADRLIEALRIAREVGGTDLGRLLRALSAFLREDARSRAELEARQSWTVNAARLAMAAPWIVLLLMATRGAALEAYREPTGFFVLAAGAAACFLAYRIMLRIGRLPEEERVLR; encoded by the coding sequence ATGAGCGGGGCGCTGCTGGGACTCGTCTTCGGGTGCGGCCTGGCCTGCATTTGGTGGTCGTTCTGGCCACGGCCCGAGCCGTCCTCCCGGACGGGGCGACGCGCACTCCTGCTCACCGGTCTCAAGGACGACCTGGTGCTCTCCGGCATCCGGGGCCTGGGTGTCCCGACCCTGTTGGCGCTGTCGGCGGGGGCCGGCCTCGTGGTGCTGCTGCTCGGCGCCGCGCTCACCCGGACCCCGGCCATCGCGGTGGCCTTCGCGGTGATGGCTGCCGTCGCACCGATCGGCTACGTGCGTGCCCGGGCGCGGAAGCGTCGTGCCGGACTGCGGGACCTGTGGCCCGACGTGGTCGACCACGTCGCCTCGGCCGTGCGGGCCGGGCTTTCCCTGCCGGAGGCGTTGGTGCAACTCGCGGAGCGTGGACCCGAGGACCTGCGCGAGTCCTTCGCGGCGTTCGCCTACGACTACCGGGCCAGCGGCCACTTCTCGGACAGCCTGGACCGGCTCAAGGAACGGTTGGCCGACCCGGTGGCGGACCGGCTGATCGAGGCGCTCCGGATCGCCCGGGAGGTCGGCGGCACGGACCTGGGGCGGCTGCTGCGCGCCCTGTCGGCCTTCCTGCGCGAGGACGCCCGGTCCCGTGCCGAACTCGAGGCCCGGCAGAGCTGGACCGTCAATGCCGCGCGCCTGGCGATGGCCGCGCCGTGGATCGTGCTGCTCCTGATGGCGACCCGCGGTGCCGCGCTGGAGGCCTACCGCGAACCCACGGGTTTCTTCGTACTGGCGGCGGGGGCGGCGGCCTGCTTCCTGGCCTACCGCATCATGCTGCGGATCGGCCGGTTGCCCGAGGAAGAGCGGGTACTCCGATGA
- a CDS encoding FtsK/SpoIIIE domain-containing protein, producing MGVRFTVGDDHAAELLDVATAGPVSWAELVPHLPAPWCRRTAWYAVGRPGAAPSALTGDEVVGEPPLLHGAQLRAAPLPDAPPAAPVTVRVSEGPDCGLSVSLHPGHGLTVGRSPGCDLTVTDAGLSRHHLTVWTARGGVLVEDASSTNGSTLDGVALEGPTAWHPGVPLRAGATRLDLVRHTVAVDPARPDGAGRLTLSVRPAVAPPVPDVAVDLPELPEPPPRPSPPVLSWAIPLVVSGLLALLLRMPMLLLFGVMAPALTLGSYLSERRRHRAETRRAREKYRTDLRRARSDTDAAVAAEHRVRRDRTPDLAELRARVCQRPTSGVWSRAPDQVLVRLGTADQPSRVRVAGQPITLADAPLEIDPRGGVAIIGPATAARGLARSLVCQLLVQHRPGDVVVVPPTCPRGERTWDWLDWAPHLVAEPAADPAADLRDPAPPTGTVVLVEDHHLGPGTRAAPVRPPEGLLPVVLVGPSEPAPPLATMVRIRSDGRLEVTGAVSASSVRGDLIGTRCARDITRGLASLRVAQGPVEAGIPDEVHFAQVDPAASATDLVQRWRSAPRSTRFVLGLGEGGPCELDLVADGPHALVGGTTGSGKSELLRTLVTSLALANRPDELVFVLVDYKGGSAFAEAAQLPHTVGLITDLDPHLADRALTSLGAELKRRERLLGAVAARDLAEYQARGGPPLARLVLVIDEFRALAEELPTFLDGLVRIAALGRSLGVHLVLATQRPGGIVSADVRANVNLRIALRVRDAADSHDVIDSAAAASLPERLPGRALVRTGARPPRPVQVARVSEPTAPRHVGTERIRVCRVGGPLEVGPRAAAVRSTESTGSDSQLSRLSAQAREAADRLSCTAPPSPWLRPLPDVLPLAELPPPQRAGQSSSTAVAFALADLPAEQEQRATTWDPVTDGHLAVVGAPRTGRSSLLRTLVAGLLEGAGAGDVQLYGFDPAGALGPLARLPQTGAWVGPDDVPRGLRVLEVLADTVNRRQQELAAAGFTSIGEQREASLRADRPADDRDSGTDAGPGALPVVCLVLDGWTRFLEDYGEVDRGRGSELVTQILREGPSAGVVALLTGDRTLLTSRVAPLLGSTWCLRMSDPQDLLMTGLTRRQVPERMPPGRMIRLVDGTVAQAAVLGTEPAGEAQVRELGSLLDRLVVQPVARPRGRPPAYVRPLPRQVALADLLPAATQGAGSSTGLLVGVGGDDAGPCTVPIDTAGGGTVLVSGPPGSGRTTTLRTLLDAARRAGRPTLFVDGDRALRDPDGALADVRAAAGSTGTVAGRGLVVAVDGAAQVADGPVEDALLELARGLPATDGALLVSGEPEELAGSYRGLAPLATRNRTGILLQPTTPSDGAPLGVSTGVPGLAVPGRGLLVVRGRATVLQVALPTPPPSAGLSPADPSR from the coding sequence GTGGGGGTACGGTTCACGGTCGGCGACGACCACGCTGCCGAGCTGCTCGACGTGGCGACCGCCGGGCCGGTCAGTTGGGCGGAGCTGGTGCCGCACCTCCCGGCACCCTGGTGTCGCCGGACCGCCTGGTATGCCGTGGGCCGGCCGGGTGCCGCACCGTCGGCCCTCACCGGGGACGAGGTGGTGGGCGAGCCCCCGCTCCTGCACGGTGCCCAGCTCCGGGCGGCGCCCCTCCCGGACGCCCCTCCCGCCGCACCGGTCACCGTGCGGGTCAGCGAGGGCCCGGACTGCGGGCTCTCGGTGTCCCTCCACCCCGGCCACGGGCTCACCGTCGGGCGGTCCCCTGGGTGCGACCTGACGGTGACCGACGCCGGCCTCTCCCGGCACCACCTGACGGTCTGGACCGCCAGGGGCGGCGTCCTGGTGGAGGACGCCTCCTCCACCAACGGCAGCACCCTCGACGGGGTCGCACTGGAGGGCCCCACTGCGTGGCACCCGGGCGTGCCGCTGCGGGCGGGCGCCACCCGCCTGGACCTCGTGCGGCATACGGTGGCCGTCGACCCGGCCCGGCCCGACGGTGCCGGGCGCCTCACGCTCAGCGTCCGACCCGCCGTCGCGCCCCCGGTCCCCGACGTCGCGGTCGACCTCCCGGAGCTCCCCGAGCCGCCTCCCCGACCCAGCCCGCCCGTGCTGTCCTGGGCGATCCCGCTCGTCGTGTCGGGGCTGCTGGCGCTGCTGCTGCGGATGCCGATGCTCCTGTTGTTCGGGGTGATGGCCCCGGCCCTGACCCTCGGCAGCTACCTCAGCGAGCGGCGGCGGCACCGGGCCGAGACCCGCCGGGCCCGGGAGAAGTACCGGACCGACCTGCGACGGGCGCGCTCGGACACCGACGCCGCGGTCGCGGCCGAACACCGGGTCCGGCGGGACCGCACCCCCGACCTGGCCGAGCTGCGGGCGCGGGTCTGCCAGCGCCCCACCTCAGGGGTGTGGAGCCGGGCACCGGACCAGGTGCTGGTCCGGCTGGGCACCGCCGACCAACCCTCCCGGGTGCGGGTGGCCGGGCAGCCGATCACCCTGGCGGACGCACCCTTGGAGATCGACCCGCGCGGTGGGGTGGCGATCATCGGACCGGCAACGGCGGCGCGTGGCCTGGCCCGGAGCCTGGTCTGCCAGCTCCTGGTGCAGCACCGGCCGGGGGACGTCGTGGTCGTGCCGCCCACCTGCCCGCGGGGCGAGCGGACGTGGGACTGGCTCGACTGGGCTCCGCACCTCGTGGCGGAGCCCGCGGCGGACCCCGCGGCGGACCTCCGCGACCCGGCGCCACCGACAGGCACCGTGGTCCTGGTCGAGGACCACCACCTCGGCCCGGGGACCCGGGCCGCACCGGTCCGTCCCCCGGAGGGCCTGCTGCCCGTCGTGCTGGTCGGCCCGTCCGAGCCCGCTCCACCGCTGGCCACGATGGTGCGGATCCGCAGCGATGGTCGCCTCGAGGTGACCGGGGCCGTCTCCGCGTCGTCCGTGCGCGGCGACCTCATCGGGACCCGGTGTGCGCGCGACATCACCCGCGGGCTCGCTTCGCTCCGGGTGGCGCAGGGACCGGTCGAAGCAGGCATCCCGGACGAGGTGCACTTCGCGCAGGTCGATCCGGCCGCGAGCGCGACGGACCTCGTGCAGCGCTGGCGGTCCGCACCCCGGTCCACCCGGTTCGTCCTCGGGCTCGGCGAGGGCGGCCCGTGCGAGCTCGACCTCGTGGCGGACGGTCCGCACGCGCTCGTCGGGGGCACCACCGGCTCGGGCAAGTCCGAGCTGCTCCGCACCCTGGTCACCTCGCTGGCCCTGGCCAACCGTCCGGACGAACTGGTCTTCGTGCTGGTCGACTACAAGGGAGGCTCGGCCTTCGCCGAGGCGGCGCAGCTGCCGCACACGGTCGGACTCATCACCGACCTCGACCCGCACCTGGCCGACCGGGCGCTCACCTCTCTCGGCGCCGAGCTCAAGCGGAGGGAACGCCTGCTGGGTGCCGTGGCGGCCCGGGACCTCGCCGAGTACCAGGCGCGGGGTGGCCCGCCCCTGGCCCGGCTGGTCCTGGTCATCGACGAGTTCCGGGCGCTGGCGGAGGAGCTGCCGACCTTCCTGGACGGCCTGGTCCGGATCGCTGCGCTCGGCCGCTCCCTCGGGGTGCACCTGGTCCTGGCCACCCAGCGTCCCGGGGGGATCGTGTCCGCCGACGTGCGGGCCAACGTCAACCTGCGCATCGCCCTCCGGGTGCGGGACGCGGCCGACTCGCACGACGTCATCGACAGCGCGGCCGCCGCATCGCTGCCCGAGCGGTTGCCGGGTCGTGCGCTGGTGCGCACCGGCGCACGACCACCCCGCCCGGTGCAGGTGGCCAGGGTCAGCGAACCCACGGCGCCGCGGCACGTGGGGACCGAACGGATCCGGGTATGCCGGGTCGGCGGACCCCTGGAGGTGGGGCCGCGAGCGGCTGCCGTCCGTAGCACCGAGTCGACGGGCAGCGACTCCCAGCTGTCCCGGCTCAGCGCCCAGGCACGGGAGGCCGCCGACCGGCTCTCGTGCACCGCGCCGCCCTCCCCCTGGCTGCGACCCCTGCCGGACGTGCTCCCGCTCGCCGAACTCCCGCCACCCCAGCGCGCGGGGCAGTCCTCGTCCACCGCCGTGGCCTTTGCCCTGGCCGACCTCCCGGCCGAGCAGGAACAGCGGGCCACCACCTGGGACCCGGTCACCGACGGGCACCTGGCCGTCGTGGGCGCTCCCCGCACGGGACGCTCCAGCCTGCTGCGCACCCTGGTCGCGGGGCTCCTCGAGGGCGCCGGAGCCGGCGACGTGCAGCTGTACGGGTTCGACCCCGCGGGCGCGCTCGGTCCCCTCGCGAGGTTGCCCCAGACCGGCGCCTGGGTCGGTCCCGACGACGTGCCCCGCGGGCTGCGCGTCCTGGAGGTGTTGGCCGACACCGTCAACCGGCGACAGCAGGAACTCGCCGCCGCGGGTTTCACCAGCATCGGTGAGCAGCGCGAGGCCTCCCTGCGCGCCGACAGACCAGCCGATGACCGGGATTCGGGCACGGACGCAGGTCCGGGCGCCCTCCCGGTCGTGTGCCTGGTCCTGGACGGGTGGACACGCTTCCTGGAGGACTACGGCGAGGTGGACCGGGGTCGCGGTTCCGAGCTGGTCACCCAGATCCTGCGCGAGGGGCCCTCCGCAGGGGTCGTCGCCCTGCTGACCGGCGACCGGACGCTGCTCACCTCCCGGGTGGCCCCCCTGCTCGGCTCCACCTGGTGCCTGCGGATGAGCGATCCGCAGGACCTGCTGATGACCGGGCTCACCCGCAGGCAGGTGCCCGAGCGGATGCCACCGGGCCGGATGATCCGGCTCGTCGACGGCACGGTCGCCCAGGCGGCGGTGCTGGGCACCGAACCGGCAGGCGAGGCCCAGGTCCGCGAGCTCGGCTCTCTCCTCGACCGGCTCGTCGTCCAGCCGGTCGCCCGGCCACGCGGCCGACCCCCGGCATACGTCCGACCGCTGCCGCGGCAGGTGGCCCTGGCGGACCTCCTTCCGGCGGCGACCCAGGGTGCCGGGTCGTCCACCGGTCTGCTCGTCGGGGTGGGCGGGGACGATGCCGGTCCGTGCACGGTGCCGATCGATACCGCGGGAGGCGGGACCGTTCTGGTCTCCGGGCCACCGGGCAGCGGCCGCACCACGACCCTGCGGACCCTGCTGGACGCGGCGCGACGGGCGGGACGCCCAACCCTGTTCGTGGACGGCGACCGCGCGCTGCGCGATCCCGACGGGGCGCTGGCCGACGTGCGGGCAGCGGCCGGGAGCACCGGGACCGTGGCGGGGCGCGGGCTCGTGGTGGCCGTCGACGGCGCCGCGCAGGTGGCCGACGGACCTGTCGAGGACGCCCTCCTCGAGCTGGCCAGGGGCCTGCCCGCGACCGACGGGGCACTCCTGGTCAGCGGCGAGCCCGAGGAACTGGCCGGCAGCTACCGGGGACTCGCCCCGCTGGCGACCCGGAACCGGACCGGCATCCTGTTGCAGCCCACCACACCCTCGGACGGGGCACCGCTCGGGGTGTCCACCGGCGTCCCGGGGCTGGCGGTCCCGGGCCGTGGACTCCTGGTCGTGCGTGGCCGCGCGACCGTCCTCCAGGTGGCGCTCCCCACCCCTCCCCCGTCGGCTGGGCTCAGTCCAGCCGACCCATCCCGATGA
- a CDS encoding CpaF family protein → MSALELLEEDVRELIRLRRLDPARDDVAIRQLIKEAVAEYDERALLDGAAPLPDPEDAGRRVLESVAGFGPLQPYLDDPTVEEIWINEPSRVFVARHGRSELTPTFLTEQQVQDLVERMLRSSGRRVDLSTPFVDASLPDGSRLHVVIPDITRRHWAVNIRKFVVAADHLDDLVRLGTMTSAAATFLGAAVASGLNILVAGGTQAGKTTLLNCLGAAIPAHERVITVEEVFELKVPLRDVAAMQCRQPSLEGTGEVPMRRLVKEALRMRPSRILVGEVRQAESLDLLIALNSGLPGMATVHANSAREAITKMCTLPLLAGSNVSSSFVVPTVAGSIDLVVHLALEADGSRRVQEIVALPGRTEHEVVEVADLFVRSDGDLVRADGFPPHPDRFARAGFNLTTLLGSAVA, encoded by the coding sequence ATGTCGGCGCTCGAGTTGCTCGAGGAAGACGTCCGGGAGCTCATCCGCCTGCGCCGGCTGGACCCCGCCCGCGACGACGTCGCGATCCGGCAGCTGATCAAGGAGGCGGTCGCCGAGTACGACGAGCGGGCGCTCCTCGATGGCGCCGCCCCGTTGCCGGATCCCGAGGACGCCGGGCGGCGGGTGCTCGAGTCCGTCGCCGGTTTCGGGCCGCTCCAGCCCTACCTGGACGACCCGACCGTCGAGGAGATCTGGATCAACGAGCCGAGCCGGGTGTTCGTGGCCCGGCACGGGCGCTCCGAGCTCACCCCCACCTTCCTCACCGAGCAACAGGTGCAGGACCTGGTGGAGCGGATGCTGCGCTCCTCGGGCCGCCGGGTCGACCTGAGCACCCCCTTCGTCGATGCCTCGCTGCCCGACGGCAGCCGGCTCCACGTCGTGATCCCCGACATCACCCGCCGCCACTGGGCGGTCAACATCCGCAAGTTCGTCGTCGCCGCTGACCACCTCGACGACCTGGTCCGGCTGGGGACGATGACCAGCGCCGCCGCGACCTTCCTGGGGGCGGCCGTGGCGAGCGGGCTCAACATCCTGGTCGCCGGCGGGACCCAGGCCGGCAAGACCACCCTGCTCAACTGCCTCGGTGCCGCCATCCCGGCCCATGAGCGGGTGATCACCGTCGAGGAGGTGTTCGAGCTCAAGGTACCGCTGCGGGACGTGGCGGCGATGCAGTGTCGGCAACCGAGCCTGGAGGGCACCGGGGAGGTGCCCATGCGCAGGCTGGTCAAGGAGGCACTGCGGATGCGTCCGTCCCGGATCCTGGTCGGCGAGGTGCGCCAGGCCGAGAGCCTGGACCTGCTGATCGCCCTGAACAGCGGGCTGCCCGGGATGGCGACCGTGCACGCCAACAGCGCGCGCGAGGCGATCACCAAGATGTGCACCCTGCCCCTGCTGGCGGGGTCCAACGTGAGCAGCAGCTTCGTGGTGCCCACCGTGGCGGGATCGATCGACCTGGTGGTCCACCTCGCCCTGGAGGCAGACGGCAGCCGCCGGGTGCAGGAGATCGTGGCCCTGCCCGGACGCACCGAGCACGAGGTCGTCGAGGTGGCCGACCTGTTCGTCCGCTCGGACGGGGACCTGGTGCGGGCCGATGGGTTCCCCCCGCACCCCGACCGGTTCGCCAGGGCCGGCTTCAACCTGACGACGCTGTTGGGGAGCGCGGTCGCATGA